A genomic segment from Deltaproteobacteria bacterium encodes:
- a CDS encoding autotransporter domain-containing protein, with protein MTKALRILMVTGLVLLMATSAFAGKEDKNIDKGTLFAGFQTGIGLSNPYGTYFPGSINTIQGGYFVSDGFEIGPVLSLMYNSDTTTTEPDGGTESEDTSSGYLFGLGVQVNYYFSGRGFSAPYVGIALQYGMANTEMVDETPAGNDVDTTTTTTDGSGFIIMPRAGIAFFVTKNFAIDPSLYISYASMSGATSVETEPATGKSTTADTDSSMSNMDIGFMVGFNFFW; from the coding sequence ATGACCAAAGCTCTGCGCATCCTGATGGTGACCGGACTGGTTTTGCTGATGGCGACGAGTGCGTTCGCCGGCAAGGAAGACAAGAACATCGACAAGGGCACGCTGTTCGCCGGCTTCCAGACGGGAATCGGCCTGTCGAACCCCTACGGGACCTACTTCCCGGGTTCGATCAACACGATTCAGGGTGGCTATTTCGTGTCCGACGGCTTCGAGATCGGACCCGTTCTGTCGCTCATGTACAACAGCGACACGACGACGACCGAGCCCGATGGCGGCACCGAGTCCGAAGACACGAGCAGCGGCTATCTGTTCGGCCTCGGCGTTCAGGTGAACTACTACTTCAGCGGCCGCGGCTTCTCGGCCCCCTACGTGGGCATCGCGCTGCAGTACGGCATGGCCAACACCGAAATGGTCGATGAGACCCCGGCCGGCAACGATGTCGACACCACGACCACCACGACCGACGGCTCCGGCTTCATCATCATGCCGCGCGCCGGTATCGCGTTCTTCGTGACGAAGAACTTCGCGATCGATCCGTCGCTCTACATCTCCTACGCCAGCATGTCGGGCGCGACGTCGGTCGAGACCGAGCCGGCGACCGGCAAGTCGACCACGGCGGACACCGACTCCAGCATGTCGAACATGGACATCGGCTTCATGGTCGGCTTCAACTTCTTCTGGTAA